In Rhodanobacter humi, the genomic stretch CAGCAGCGGCGGGGTGATCACCACGGGCAAGGTGATCGAGTTTGACCTGAAGACCCTGCAGGCGCTGCGTACCGAAGGTGACGACAATGCCACCGTGATCAATCTGGTGCGTGCGATCGAAACCGAGGCCGAAGAGAACGCGGAACAGCAACCCGTGCTGCTCGACATTGCCCAGCGTGCGGCGGCCATTCTCGACGCGCTTGAACAACGCACGATCCACACGCAGCAGGCCATCGAGCAACTGTCGCTGCTGGTCGACGAGCGAGAACAGGCCGATGCCGAACGTGAAAAGCTTGATCTTGACCCCACCACATTCGCGGTCTACTGGCATCTGCAGGGTGATGGCATCAAGGATGCGCTGCCTGTGGCCCGCGAGATCATGGCGGCAGTGGCCAAATACCCGAATCATCGCGACAACGATGACGAGCGGCGGCAGCTCAAGTCCGAGATCTACCGCAGCCTGGTGACCCGCGGCACCGACGGCGCACAGATGGTGCGCCTTGGCGATGCCGTGCTGCGCATGCTGCGGAACTGAGACTACGCTGCCATGCATACCGACAAATTGCGCCAGCGCATTGCGCAATGGGCCATCACTCTAAAAGTGAGGCCCACCCAAGTCCGAATTCAACGCATGACTCGCAAGTGGGCATCCTGCTCACCGGCAGGTCGTGTCACATTCAGTGACGAACTGCTCTGCAAACCCATAGCGTTTCAGGATTGCGTGATTGTCCATGAGCTGCTGCACCTGCGCATCCGCAATCATGGAAGGCTTTTCGCCGCAACGCTTAAAGCACATCTGCCCGATAATCCATGGATCGGGCAGGTGTAGCCAACAGCATCAACCGATCATCGGCAACTTCAGCCCCTGCTCTTTCGCACACTCAACCGCATCCTCATACCCCGCATCCGCATGCCGCATCACGCCGGTACCCGGATCGTTCCACAACACCCGCGCAATGCGCTTGTCCGCCTCGGCTGAGCCGTCGCACACGATCACCACGCCGGAGTGCTGGCTGTAGCCCATCCCCACCCCACCGCCATGATGCAGCGACACCCACGTCGCCCCACCGGCCACATTCAACATCGCATTGAGCAACGGCCAGTCGGACACCGCATCGCTGCCATCCTTCATCGCCTCCGTCTCCCGATTCGGTGACGCCACCGAACCGGAATCCAGGTGATCGCGGCCGATCACCACCGGCGCCTTCAGCTCGCCGTTGCGCACCATCTCGTTGAACGCGAGGCCGAGCTTGTGGCGCTGGCCCAGGCCAACCCAGCAGATGCGCGCGGGCAGGCCCTGGAAGTTGATGCGCTCCTTCGCCATGTCCAGCCAGCGATGCAGGTGCTCGTCGTCGGGGATCAGCTCCTTCACCTTCTGGTCGGTCTTGTAGATGTCTTCCGGATCGCCGGACAGCGCGACCCAGCGGAACGGGCCGATGCCGCGACAGAACAGCGGTCGCACGTAGGCGGGAACGAAACCAGGGAACGCGAACGCGTTTTCGCAGCCGACGTCCTGGGCCATCTGGCGGATGTTGTTGCCGTAGTCGAAGGTGGGGATGCCTTGCGCGTGGAACGCAAGCATCGCTTCCACGTGAGTCTTCATCGACAGCTTGGCGGCGCGGGAGGTGCCGACGGGATCGCTCTTGCGGCGCTCGAACCACTGCTCCACGGTCCAGCCGCTGGGCAGGTAGCCGTTGACCGGGTCGTGCGCGCTGGTCTGGTCGGTGACGGCGTCGGGCTTCACGCCGCGCTTCACCAGCTCCGGCAGCACGTCGGCGGCATTGCCGAGCAGCGCGATCGATTTCGCCTCGCCGGCGGCGGTGTACTTCGCGATGCGCGCCAGCGCGTCGCCGAGATCGGT encodes the following:
- a CDS encoding M48 metallopeptidase family protein, coding for MHTDKLRQRIAQWAITLKVRPTQVRIQRMTRKWASCSPAGRVTFSDELLCKPIAFQDCVIVHELLHLRIRNHGRLFAATLKAHLPDNPWIGQV
- the hutU gene encoding urocanate hydratase, with translation MNAPTRIDTTRTIRAPRGSTLTCKSWLTEAPFRMIQNNLDPEVAENPAELVVYGGIGRAARNWECFDAILRSLRELGDDETLLVQSGKPVGVFPTHKDAPRVLIANSNLVPHWATWEHFNELDKKGLMMYGQMTAGSWIYIGSQGIVQGTYETFVEMGRQSYGGSLKGKWILTAGLGGMGGAQPLAATLAGACSLNIECQQKSIDFRLKTRYVDEQATDLGDALARIAKYTAAGEAKSIALLGNAADVLPELVKRGVKPDAVTDQTSAHDPVNGYLPSGWTVEQWFERRKSDPVGTSRAAKLSMKTHVEAMLAFHAQGIPTFDYGNNIRQMAQDVGCENAFAFPGFVPAYVRPLFCRGIGPFRWVALSGDPEDIYKTDQKVKELIPDDEHLHRWLDMAKERINFQGLPARICWVGLGQRHKLGLAFNEMVRNGELKAPVVIGRDHLDSGSVASPNRETEAMKDGSDAVSDWPLLNAMLNVAGGATWVSLHHGGGVGMGYSQHSGVVIVCDGSAEADKRIARVLWNDPGTGVMRHADAGYEDAVECAKEQGLKLPMIG